AACCGCAAGCACTATAAAAAACTATTAGATGCGGGAATCAAAATTTATGAATATCAAGGTTTTATTCATTCAAAATACATAATTATTGATAATCAATTTGTTTTTAGTGGTAGTAATAATCTTGACTATCGATCACTTTGAATCAATTTTGAAAATGCTTTAATTATTGATGACTGTAATTTAGCAACTAAATTAATTACTGTTTTTAATGAAGATTTAAAGCATTCAGAAGTTGTTTTAACAAAAGATTTAAAAACATTCAATACTTATAAATTCAGAATTATCAACCGATTAGTTAACTTTTTTCACCCATTAATATAAAATTAAAGAACAATATGAAAATCAAAAAATATTGGTCTTTAATTTTTGGGTTTGGTGCTATTATAATGACACCAACAATTTTAACATCTTGTTCATTAATTGTAACAACTGGCGATATTGATGATGCAATTGAAGCACCACATTACTTTATCAACGATCGAACTTTTAGTATTCGAATTATGGAGTCTGGATCTGGTAAGGGACATTTTGGAACTGGATGAATATTCTATCATGAAACTGATACAAATATTACAGCTAGTAAATATCAGTACTATATGTTAACCAACTTGCATGTTTCGAGCGATTTCAATAAAATTATTGCTGAAAATAAACAAGCAGAAGTTAGTTTATTATGAACTGATAAAAATACTGTTAATAATTATAAAGAATTAGAAATTTTTTCTAGTTCTGAAGAGGAATGTGGTCACAATGTCTTTTCAAAAATAGCAAGTGTAACAATCGATAATTACAAAGCTGGACCATTTGAACCAATTCATAATGCCGGATTGATTTACAATGATACAAAAGTTGCTGTTGATGATATGACAGCTATTAAAGTTGATTTTAGTAACTGAATTAATAGCTATGGTTCATTAACTGGAAGTGCACTTAAAGAACGTCTTGATAATCTCAATGATTATGCTAAAGGTAATAATGGTTATGTAATGAATTTTGAAAAAAATCCATTAAGTGTTACTAATATTAGCAATTTATATACAGCTGGGTATCCTTTACGAAATGTTTCAGGAAAAAAACCATTTGATAATGAATATCATTTTCGTTTTGCTCATAACAAATTAACTAATGGTTCAATTAGTGAAAACAAGGTTGATGTTTTTCGTAATGAAGGTGGCATTGACAGATGAACAACATCAAATAACACTGAAACTGATGCAGTTTGTATACGCAATGAATATTTTTTTAGTACTCTTGATCGATTAGATCGATATATCGGTCCAGGGGCAAGTGGAAGTGTTGGAATTGTTGCTGACGATATTAATAATATTAATACATATAAAGTAATGGGAATTTACTGAGGAACTAGTTCGCAAAAACCTATATATGGTAGTAAATATATTAAATTCGATTGTGGTTTTCAAATTCTAATTAATGCAAATGACACAAACCATCAATTATTTGTTGACTATACAATCCAAAACCGCCAAGATTTAATCAATAATCCTGATTTTAAAATTTATCAATAAAACTTGCCTTACTAAATAAAAAACTCCATATTTAACGGAGTTTTTTATTTATTTTTAAATGATATAGATATTTTGTAAAATGCCGTACCAATTAAAAAATAAAGCAAAAATAATGCTACAGCCAACATAAGCAGTAATGACATAAATTCATGAATCAATACGGTCAAGAATTCCGCCATGTCCTGGTAATAATTTGCCAAAATCTTTAATATTAATACTTCGTTTTACTTTACTAAAGTACAAATCACCGCAAATAGCTAGAATGCTTAACACTCCAACAATTACTGCACAAATAAAGTATCAATAAAAATAAATTGATCGATTCATTGTGTTATCCAATTGTCAACCAATGAATTGATTTAAATATGTTGCATGAAGTGCATTATCACTATAAAAGTAGAACATAAATTGCATTAATGTGACAATGACTGTAGTCATAACTACTCCACTAACGCATCCTTCAATTGTTTTATTCGGACTACTTTTTGAAAAATGATGTTTGCCAAATAAACTACCACAAAAATAAGCAAAACTATCAGTTAAAATTGGAATTAATAATAAGAAGATAAAGACATTATAAGTTCTTGTAGCAACAATGTAATACATGGCTGTATAGAAGAAGAATACAAGCGCAGTAACTGTGGCAAAGTACGAACTTTTATTATTATCTTTTAGTTTCTTATTGATGCATAAATAGCTTAAACTATAAATTAGTAAGCCAGTAAATAAAACACCAACAATTAGCCCATAAATTTTTCATTTATTATCATTTAAATTAAATAAATTATTAAAGTATTGGTGAACTCCAAAAATATAGGCAAAAGCATAGGCCGGAATAATCATTAACCCGCATAGAGCTAAAATATTAATTATTTTGTAATCTTTAGCATTTAAAAAACTGCTTAACAATTCATTAGCAATTAAATAACTAAACGGACCAACTAAGAAAATAAACACATTATAAAAGATAAATGCAGTTGAAATTTTATCACTTATAAGATGTTTACTTACAAAGTTTGTATAAGGGTCTGCTAATAAAGCAACAATAATTAAAACTATTAAATATAAACTAATAACACTTGAAGTTTTTAATCTTTGTTTTAAAGTATTTATTTGGTTTTGAGTATTATTTTGCTTCATAAATAAAAAGTAAGCTTATTAAGCTTACATCGTCATTAGTTCCTTTTCTTTTTCGCTATATCGCGTTTCTAATGTTGTATTGTATTTCTTAGTAATTTTATTTAATTCATCTTCAAAATAACGAATTAGATCTTCACTTACATTATCAAGCTTTTTATACATTGTTTGAATATCTTTACGAACATCACGAATTCGAACTTTTGCATCTTCAAGAATTTTTTTAGCTTGTTTTACTGAAGCTTTTCGGTTTTCTTCAGTTTGTGGTGGAAAATTAATTCGAATTGAATCAGGGTTAATAATTGGGTTTACATTTAAATTAGCAACACTAATACCTTTAGTGATTTCTTGAATTTGACTTTTATCATAAGGTTTAATTAATACTTGTGTAGCATTAACAATTTGAATGTTAGCTAATTGATTAAGCTTCATTTCTTCACCATAACACATTACGTGTACTTTATCAAAAATTGATAAATTTACTCGTCCAGTACGAATCAAACCATATTCATTATTTAATCATTGAAGAACATGATTAGCTTTAGTTTCAAATTCTTTTTGTAATTGATTTCATTCCATAATTATTTAGTCATTTTTGTTGATTTAATTTTATTAGTTAAAGCTTTAATAAAACATTTATCTTCATCAGCATTAAAGATTTGAACAGTTACTCCTGAATCTTTTAGTAAACTTAATGCAGTTAAATCCATTACTTGTAAATTTTCTTTTAAAGCTTGTAGATAAGTTAGCTTATCATAACGTTTAGCATTTTTAACTTTGCGTGGATCAGCTGAATATACACCATCAACGCCATTTTTAGCCATCAAAATAGCTTTTGCATCTGTTTCCAATGCACGCAAGGCAATTCCTGAATCAGTTGAAAAAAATGGATTACCTGTACCTCCAGCAAAAATAATCACGTGATTGTTCGCTAAATGATTTTTCATCTCGTTAATATTATAAACACGTGCTATTGTAGGGATTGGAATTAATGAATAAAGATCAACTTTAACATTCATTGATCGCAATTGATCACGCAGAGCTAGTGAATTAATTAATGTGGCAATCATTCCCATTTGGTCAGCAGTTGTACGAGCTACATTTTTTAATGTGCTTGTTCCACCACGAATAATATTTCCACCACCAATGACAACACCAATATTGTAAGTTTTAGTTAAAACTTTAATTTGATTTGCAATTTCAATTAATTTAGTGTTGTTGATAATAGTTTCATTATCTTTAAAAAACTCACCACTTATTTTTAACAAGATCGTTTGTTTTTCTTTCATATAAAAATCTATTTACCTATTTGTTGAGCAACTTCAGCAGCAAAGTCAGTTTGTTTCTTTTCAACACCTTCACCAACTTCGAAACGAATGAATTTAATTAATTCTACACCGTTTTCATTTAAATATTGACCAATTGTTTTGCTAGGATCTTTAAAGAAATTTTGTTCTAATAAACATACTTCGCTTAATGATTTGCGAATTCGTCCTTTAACAATCATTTCTACTCGATCAGCTGGTTTTCCTTCAGCTAATGTTTGTTTAGTTAGAATAGCCTTTTCATTTTCCAAGAAGTCTCTAGAAACATCTTCAATACGTAAGAATTTTGGGTTCATTGCAGCAATGTGCATTGCTACACCTTTATTCACATCTTCTTTATGATTGTTAACTAACATAATAACACCGATTTTGTCGTTAAAATGTTCATATACTTGGAAGAATTGGTTATCTGTTTTATTTAAAACACCAATTCGGCGAACAACAATTTTTTCTCCAGTTTTAGCTGTTAAATTAATACATGCTCCACTAATTGTTGATCCATCAGCAGTTTTAATATTATTTAATGCGTCAATGTCTTGCGGTTTATGTTGTGCTACTAATGATTTAATTTCTTTTACTAAATTGATAAATCCATCATTTTTAGCAACGAAGTCAGTTTGAGAATTAATTTCAATAATTGCTGCATAATTATCATCAACTGAAGTTTTAACAACACCTTCAGTAACAATTGCTCCAGCTTTTTTGCTAGCTTTTGCAATACCTTTTTCACGAAGTCATTGTGCAGCTTTATCTAAATCATCATGACATTCTTTTAATGCTTTAACTGCATCCATCACTCCTGCTTGAGTCATGTCACGCAATTTTTTAATAAGTTCAGTACTTGCCATATATATAAAAAATAATTATTTAAATTATAAATAAAAAATTAGCACAGAGATGCTAATTATTATTATTTCTTGAATTGAGTTTTAATTCTTCTTAATTGGTCAATGATTTTACTGCAGCATTCATTAATTGAAGTAAGTATATCATTAGCTTTAGCTTCAGCACGAATTGGACCTTTAGTTGGAACTAAAACATTAATTCTTGTTGTAAATGATTTGTTTTTAGGATAGTGAACAAATTCCACTTTGATTTCTTCTTGCACAAATTCAAAATCATAAAACTTACTTAATCTTTCCTCTAAATAGTTAATAACAGCATCAGATTTTGAACAATCTTTTCAACGAACAGTATAATTCATAACTTAAAATTTTCCTTTATATAACATGTGTACAGCAATTTCTTTTGCTATTTTTTCATTTAAACACTTTTTGACAACTGTTAAAGCAAATTCAATCATGGCACTTGGACCATTAGCAGTAATAAAGTTTTTATCAGCAACTACTGGCTTATTAACATACGACTTTTTAAAAGATGCTTCACATCCTGGATAACATGTAGCTTTTACACCTTCTAACATTTCTAAGCATCCATAAACTTGAGTTGCCGCGCATGCAGCCATGTATGTAATTTTTTTATTCTTTGCATTATGCTTTAAGAAACTAATTAATTTTGGTGCATCAACATCATTAAAGTTTTTATATCCTTCTCCACCCGGAAGATAAATTCCATTATATTTGGATAAGTTTTCATTGATAATAACATCATCACAAACAATTCTTGTTCCCCGGTTTAAAATTAAATTTTTCTTCTTTTCAACCGAAATTATTCTGACAAAAAAACCGGCACGTCTTCAAATATCGACTGGAGTAATTACTTCAATGTCTTCACTTTTATTGGCAACGATGACAGCAATTCTAAACATAATATAACATACTAATTATACTTTTTAAATCTATTTAATTCTTCAAACAGTTGGATACATTTACCTTAGCATTAACAATTACTCGGTCATATAATTTATATCCTGAGGTAATAACTTTAGTAACTTTGAATGGATGTTTGCTTTCTTCATCTTTATCAACATCAATCGCTTGCATACAATGAGCATCAAATTCATCACCAATTTTAATATCCATTTTCATTATATGCATATCATTCATTCAGTTATGAAACATATCAATAAACATTTTAAATCCAGTTAAATAATTATTAATTTTTGGATCATCAGTTTGATGGTTAACCATACTTTCAAATTGATTAAAAATATTTAAAAATTCTTCCATTGATGAACTTAAAGCATATTTTTTAATTTCACTAACCTCTTGATTGAATTTATCTTGTAATTCTTTAACTTTAGTATTTAATAGGTCGTTTGCCTGTTTAGCTTTTTCTTGTACTTTTTCCATATAAGAGGCGTTGATGTCACTAATATGCTTAGTTAATTGATTAATTTTTTCTTGTTTTTCTCTATTTTCAAGATTTAAAGTTTCAATTTGTTTATTTAAAGTTTCAATTTGTACTTTTAACTCACTAATTTCATTATTTTTATTATCTTGTTTGTAGTGCTCTTCTTTTTTATTGTTTTGGTCAGTTTTGTTTATTTGTTCACCATTATTTTTAACTTGTTCTTTATTTTCCATATTCGTTTATTTCCTTCATTACTAAATTATTGAAATCAATAACTTCTTGGTTGTCTTTTTCGCTAAGTGCGGCCAATTTGTCTAATTCTTTAGCTGTGTAGTTATTTGGACGTGCATAAACAATTTCAATTATTAAATCACCATTCGTTAATTTTCCTAATAATGATTTCTTAACATCTTTAAAACCATATCCAGCAATAGTTATTTGTTCACCATTAGCAGTTTTTGGTTTTAATTTAACATGTTTTAAACCATAAGGGGTTGGAATATCAATCATTCCACCAACAATTGCCTTTAATGGATCTACTAAAACTTTAGCTTTTAATATATTACCGTCTCGCGTAAAGATTCGGCTTGGATTAATGAAAATTGTAATGTATAAACTACCAATTCTATCATCAAATTCATTACCGGCGCCTTTAACAACAATGATTTTACCGTTTTGGATTCCAGCAGGGATTTCAATGTTAACTGATTGTTCAACTTCAACATAGCCCTTTCCATTACATTCATGACAAATAGAATTAATAATTTGTCCAGTTCCATGGCAATCAGGACAAACACGTTGTGATTGAATAATTCCTAACATTGTTCGTTGTTGACTAAATATTACACCGCTTCCTTTACATGTTGGACATGTTTTAACATCTGTTCCTTTTTTTCCAGCACCTGTTCCATGACATTCGGCACATGTCTTCTTAGTTTTAATCTTAAATGTTTTCTTTGTGCCAATAACTGAATCAATGAAATCAATAACAATTTGGGCTTGAATATCGACGCTATATGGTTGAGTTTTGCCTCGATTGCGTCCTCCACCTTGACCAGCTGCACCGGTAAATCCACGGAATACATTACCAAAGAAACCATCGCCAAATTCATCTTCATCATCTTCAAAAATACTTGAACCTGTTCTTGCAGATTTAAAGCTACTAAAGAATTGATTAAAGATATCATATGGATTAATGTTTTCAGCACTAAATCCTTGTTGATTCAATCCTTCATGACCAAATTGATCATAAATTTTTCGTTGTTTTTCATCACTTAATACTTGATAAGCTTCATTTATTTCTTTAAATTTAGCTTCAGCATCTGGTTCTTTATTTCGATCAGGATGATATTTCATTGCTAACTTACGAAAAGCACGCTTAATTTCACCAATTGAAGCCGTTTTATTGACGCCTAAGATTTCGTAAAAATCACGTTTTTTTGATTGTGACATATGTTTAAATTATACTTAATAATTGGCAATCTATACATCTAAGTGCTAACTGAATAAATTATATCTGTTTTTGCGTTTTAAATTTTCACTTATATAATTAATAAACAATTTATGTCAATCAACGATATTATTAAAGATGAGACTGAAAGTACGTTTTTTGCTACAAATGAAGAACGTTTACTTTTAACTCGACCAGTTAACAACAAAGAATTAAAACTTGAATCAAAAAAAATTGAAACAAGTAAGGTTACGAGTAAATATTTTGAAAATAAAGCCTGCAAATTAAGTTTACTAAGTGTCATGCTTATTTTAGGTACTTTGTTACTAATTTTTATTGGTTTAATTATTGTTGGAACACTTTTTGATTTAAAAATATCAAAAACTCTAGCGTTTAGTTTAGGTTGAAATGGTCAAATTGCAAAAGTTATTATTCCTGATAAAACTTCAATTATTAATTACTACGAGTTTTTTGGTGGCATTGCTGCAACTGATTATTTTAGCCAAATTAGTTCATTATTTTTATCAATCCCTGTATTCATAATTTTAATGTGTGCATTTGGAATTTTATATACCAATGCCAAAGGAATTAAAAATGGTTTCTTAAAATACTTTACCAAATCATCAATGTTTATTTTAGGAGTTTTGGCTTCAGTATTTGCTATGTACTCTGTTTTCTTTCCTAACTTATTAACATTAATTAATGGTTTAATTTTTAGTAATAACTATTACAATTTAAATGACATGGCTGTATTTACTAAACGAATTGTTGTTAGTTTGGTTGTTTTTGTAATCCTATCAATATTCTTAATGATCTTTATTAATTTAGCAATTAGTAAAATGCGTCAACTAATTGTTTGTGAATTATTACGATGATCATTAATTGTTATTGTTGCTTTTGTGATTAACACATTAATCATTCACATCTTTAATTCTTCATTTAGTCGTATGCCATACAATTATTATTATGCAATTAGTAACACCAAAGAAGTTCAAATCGGTGATAAAATAATGAGTGGAAGTAATTTTGCTGATAAATATTTAGGGGGCTTCTATGCATGATATTATGGTGCAAGACATGCATCAAGTCCAATTTTTAATGCTTTATTCCCATTCATGCATAATGCCTATGGTTATAGCCAAAGTGGATTCATGAGCACAGTTATGGGCTTTAATTCAATTGCTTTTTGTTCAATTATTATTCTTCCATTCTTATCACGTGCATTTAATGCTAATAAAGCTAAATACACTGTTTGAGTATTAGGAATTATGGGAATGATCTTAACTTTATTTAGCGAATTAGTTAGTGGTAATGCTTATTTAAGTAGTATTACATGAAGTTGATTTATTTCCACAATTATATTGATTTTAATGTTTATAGCATTTACTGTTGGTACTCCAAAACTAAACGAATGAAGTACATTAACAGTCTACAGTCGTAAAGATTAATTAACTATTAAATAAAAAATACCATCTCAATGTGGTATTTTTTGTTTGTAACTTATTCTGGTGTTCCCCAAGTAATTTCGTCAACACTCTTTGGGTTTTTATTTGTTACAATCTTTTGAATTGTTCCATTACCAACATGAATAACAGTGTTGGCTGTTTGAGCTAATATTGGGTTATGAGTAACAATAACAATGGTTGTTTTATATTTTTTATTCACTTCAAGGAATAAACGCATAATTTCTTTACTCATAGCTTCATCAATTGCACCAGTTGGTTCATCACCAAAAAGAATATTAGGGTTTTTAGCAATACTTCTAGCAATACTAACTCGTTGTTGTTGACCACCACTTAATTCATTCGGATATTTTTTCATATATTGTTTCATTCCGATTGATTCAAGGATTTGATCAATATCAATTCGTAATTTCTTATCAGATTGTAAGTTTTGACCAATAAGAATATTTTCTTTAACATTTAAATTAGGTAATAATGCATATTGTTGAAAGACATAACCAATGTGATCTCTACGAAATTTAGTGAGCTGGTTTTGGTTGTAATCAATTAAATTTTCATTAGCAATAATGACATCACCATAAGTGGCATTATCCATACCACTAATAATGTTTAATAATGTTGTTTTTCCACTTCCACTAGGTCCAAGAATAACGACGAACTCACCACGTTTAATTGTCAAATTGACTTGATCAAGAACTTTTACAGCTAAAAAACCATTGTTGTAATACTTACAAACATTTTTTAATTCAATAATATTATCACCTGATAATTTATTATCAATTTTCTCAATCTTTCTTGTTAGTTTCTTAGTTTTTTCAAGTCTAGCAACATATTTAGCATGATAACGTTGGTTAAATGTTTCAATTAAAGTGTTAATCTTGTTATTTAATCCATTAATTTGCTCATTCAATTTATTAATTTTTTTATTTTTTTAGGGTAAAAATGTTTGGTGTAATTTAAACAATATTCTTTTCAAGCAATTTGCTTATAAAAATTACTAATTTTTAACAAGTAATCGCTACGATAAGGGATCATTTGTTCATTAGCTTCATTTTCAAGATATTTAATAAATTGATAGTAAGCATAAGCATGATTGATTTTAATTTCAGGATCAAATAATTCATAAAAACGAATTAAATAATTATTCTTCATCAATTTAGCTTTAAGGTAAATAATTGCTCTATTTAAATTATTTTTCTTTCGTGTAAATTGTTTTAGTTGTTTTCAATTATGTGCAATCGATAAATCTAAATGATTAATTTTTTCATTTAAATCATTTAATTTATTGTTCAACTTATCAAATTCTGCTTTTAATATGATGTTTTTGATTTTTAAATCTTCTTTTTTATTCATAACTATTTAATCATTTCTATTAATTTATCACGTTTTAAGGTCAAAACACCATTAGTTCCTGCAATCGTAAAGACAATTAAGACAATTCCTAATGCTCCTAGATAGTAATATCATTTAACAGTTGCATTAATTCAAATACCAATTCCACCAAAAATAACTGCATTATATACATTAACCATTAGATGTGATATTCCGATTGATATTAGCAAACCAATAATAATTACTGGTATATAAATTGATAAATAAGTAGCCGCATTTTGATTATCACTATAACCCAATGACTTTAAAATAGCTGCAAGTTTTTTTGAATCGTTAATTATCATGTTGGTTACTAAAGCAATAATGATAATAACCATAACAGCGATAACACCAATTACAACTTTAGTGACTTTATTAACTGTATTGCTAATATTGGTGTAAACTAAATTGCTTGATAATTTATCATTTGCGCCAGTCAATAGTGCTTCATAAACTTGTTGTCCATAATACTTAACAATTAATTGTGCTAACTCATTAGCTTTAGCTGCTAAAGCTTGCTGATTTTCATCAGATGGATTAGCAATTAGTGTATTGTATAAACTAGTAATTTCTTGACCTAAGGTAGTATTTAATAATCCTGCAGCTTTTGCAGCCATATATGTGTTAGCACCAAACTTTAAAGTATTAAATGCAACATTGCTATTAAATTTGTCATTTGATAAATACAAACCACTTGATGCATATAGCATCATAGATTTTGCTAACAAAGCCCCGCCTTCATTACTCTTAGTAAATACACCATTAAATCCATATGGTGTTAATTGATATTGTTCATGATCAATTGCTTGATAGTTACTAATATTAATTAATCCATCTTTAGCATTTTTACCTATCTTATCATGTGGATATCCAATATTAGCATTATTGCCAATACTTAATTCTTCGTTAGCATATCAGTTATTAGGTTGCACATTTTCACCGGTTTGATTAGCATCATTCAAGTGTGATTTAAGTCTTAGTAAGTAATTAGCTAAATCTTGATCAATAAAATATTCTTCACCTTCATAAGTTGTAAATATTCCTTTAACAGTAAATGTCGCTGTATCTGTGTAATCAGGATCAATTTCATTATTATCAACACGAATTTGATGTTGAATTCGATCGGCACGATTATTGATTTTAAAAGTGATTTTACTGCCTTCACTTAATCCATATTTATGTGCTGCATAAGCATTAACTAAAATCGGATAATCAACTTTGTTGGCTAAGTCAGTAGTAGTATATGTGATACGATTAATTAAATTATTACCGTCTGTATCAAATAAGTTAACATATTGAGATAGATGTTCACTATTAGCTTTTACCCCCATAATTGTGCTATTACTATTTGAACTTATTTCATTTACGTCTAAATAAGTGTAAGTTTCATCATCATCTTTAATTGGCACAGTGTTATAGGTGATTGGGTAATCCATCACTGCGCTTGGACCAAAACTATACGCAATCGTTAGTAATTTAATGAACTCTGGATTTAAAGCAACAGCAAAGGTA
Above is a window of Candidatus Malacoplasma girerdii DNA encoding:
- the cdsA gene encoding CDP-diglyceride synthetase: MKQNNTQNQINTLKQRLKTSSVISLYLIVLIIVALLADPYTNFVSKHLISDKISTAFIFYNVFIFLVGPFSYLIANELLSSFLNAKDYKIINILALCGLMIIPAYAFAYIFGVHQYFNNLFNLNDNKWKIYGLIVGVLFTGLLIYSLSYLCINKKLKDNNKSSYFATVTALVFFFYTAMYYIVATRTYNVFIFLLLIPILTDSFAYFCGSLFGKHHFSKSSPNKTIEGCVSGVVMTTVIVTLMQFMFYFYSDNALHATYLNQFIGWQLDNTMNRSIYFYWYFICAVIVGVLSILAICGDLYFSKVKRSINIKDFGKLLPGHGGILDRIDSWIYVITAYVGCSIIFALFFNWYGILQNIYII
- the frr gene encoding ribosome recycling factor; this translates as MEWNQLQKEFETKANHVLQWLNNEYGLIRTGRVNLSIFDKVHVMCYGEEMKLNQLANIQIVNATQVLIKPYDKSQIQEITKGISVANLNVNPIINPDSIRINFPPQTEENRKASVKQAKKILEDAKVRIRDVRKDIQTMYKKLDNVSEDLIRYFEDELNKITKKYNTTLETRYSEKEKELMTM
- the pyrH gene encoding uridylate kinase, with translation MKEKQTILLKISGEFFKDNETIINNTKLIEIANQIKVLTKTYNIGVVIGGGNIIRGGTSTLKNVARTTADQMGMIATLINSLALRDQLRSMNVKVDLYSLIPIPTIARVYNINEMKNHLANNHVIIFAGGTGNPFFSTDSGIALRALETDAKAILMAKNGVDGVYSADPRKVKNAKRYDKLTYLQALKENLQVMDLTALSLLKDSGVTVQIFNADEDKCFIKALTNKIKSTKMTK
- the tsf gene encoding translation elongation factor Ts, with the protein product MASTELIKKLRDMTQAGVMDAVKALKECHDDLDKAAQWLREKGIAKASKKAGAIVTEGVVKTSVDDNYAAIIEINSQTDFVAKNDGFINLVKEIKSLVAQHKPQDIDALNNIKTADGSTISGACINLTAKTGEKIVVRRIGVLNKTDNQFFQVYEHFNDKIGVIMLVNNHKEDVNKGVAMHIAAMNPKFLRIEDVSRDFLENEKAILTKQTLAEGKPADRVEMIVKGRIRKSLSEVCLLEQNFFKDPSKTIGQYLNENGVELIKFIRFEVGEGVEKKQTDFAAEVAQQIGK
- a CDS encoding ribosome-associated protein Y — encoded protein: MNYTVRWKDCSKSDAVINYLEERLSKFYDFEFVQEEIKVEFVHYPKNKSFTTRINVLVPTKGPIRAEAKANDILTSINECCSKIIDQLRRIKTQFKK
- a CDS encoding intracellular protease; translated protein: MFRIAVIVANKSEDIEVITPVDIWRRAGFFVRIISVEKKKNLILNRGTRIVCDDVIINENLSKYNGIYLPGGEGYKNFNDVDAPKLISFLKHNAKNKKITYMAACAATQVYGCLEMLEGVKATCYPGCEASFKKSYVNKPVVADKNFITANGPSAMIEFALTVVKKCLNEKIAKEIAVHMLYKGKF
- the grpE gene encoding heat shock protein GrpE, coding for MENKEQVKNNGEQINKTDQNNKKEEHYKQDNKNNEISELKVQIETLNKQIETLNLENREKQEKINQLTKHISDINASYMEKVQEKAKQANDLLNTKVKELQDKFNQEVSEIKKYALSSSMEEFLNIFNQFESMVNHQTDDPKINNYLTGFKMFIDMFHNWMNDMHIMKMDIKIGDEFDAHCMQAIDVDKDEESKHPFKVTKVITSGYKLYDRVIVNAKVNVSNCLKN
- the dnaJ gene encoding chaperone protein DnaJ, encoding MSQSKKRDFYEILGVNKTASIGEIKRAFRKLAMKYHPDRNKEPDAEAKFKEINEAYQVLSDEKQRKIYDQFGHEGLNQQGFSAENINPYDIFNQFFSSFKSARTGSSIFEDDEDEFGDGFFGNVFRGFTGAAGQGGGRNRGKTQPYSVDIQAQIVIDFIDSVIGTKKTFKIKTKKTCAECHGTGAGKKGTDVKTCPTCKGSGVIFSQQRTMLGIIQSQRVCPDCHGTGQIINSICHECNGKGYVEVEQSVNIEIPAGIQNGKIIVVKGAGNEFDDRIGSLYITIFINPSRIFTRDGNILKAKVLVDPLKAIVGGMIDIPTPYGLKHVKLKPKTANGEQITIAGYGFKDVKKSLLGKLTNGDLIIEIVYARPNNYTAKELDKLAALSEKDNQEVIDFNNLVMKEINEYGK
- a CDS encoding ABC-type antimicrobial peptide transport system ATPase codes for the protein MNEQINGLNNKINTLIETFNQRYHAKYVARLEKTKKLTRKIEKIDNKLSGDNIIELKNVCKYYNNGFLAVKVLDQVNLTIKRGEFVVILGPSGSGKTTLLNIISGMDNATYGDVIIANENLIDYNQNQLTKFRRDHIGYVFQQYALLPNLNVKENILIGQNLQSDKKLRIDIDQILESIGMKQYMKKYPNELSGGQQQRVSIARSIAKNPNILFGDEPTGAIDEAMSKEIMRLFLEVNKKYKTTIVIVTHNPILAQTANTVIHVGNGTIQKIVTNKNPKSVDEITWGTPE